AACTCTCATTACAATGGGAATTTATCATCTCGAAAGTGAAATCCTCCGTGACGGTGGTCGATGCTACCTTGCCTGAGCTTCCGCTCATGTATGTAAACGAACACTTTACCCAACTGACAGGATACACGTATGAAGAGTCTGTCGGACACAATTGCCGATTTTTGCAAGGGCAGGATACAGACCCCGAAACGGTAATGCAGATTCGTGATGCATTAAAGAAACAACAATCCATTAAGATTGATATTTTAAATTATACAAAAAGTGGTCAGAAGTTCTGGAACGAACTGAATATTGATCCGATCTTTAATGAATCCGGAGAGTGTTTATATTTTGTAGGCATTCAATACGATATTTCAGAACGGAAGTATGCCGAACAGCAGTTGAAGTTTGCAACTTCCATGGCTGAGATGAACAGCAGAGGGCAATTGGAATTCATCGGCAAGCTGAATCACGAGCTTCGTACCCCGCTTAACGGCATTATGGGCATGATTGAACTTGCCAGTATGGGTGAAACTACGGATGAGCAGAAAGAATATCTGGAGCTAGCACGTCAATCAGGTGAGGCGCTCCTTAACATCATTAACAATAGCCTGGATATGGCGAAACTGGGCAGAGGCAAAATGGATGTTGAAAACATTGAATTTCAGCCGTTGAAGCTGATCCAACAGATTGTGAAGACACATGAACCTGCGGCACAGAATAAACACATACGTCTGCTCTGTCATGCTGATCTGAATATTCCTGATGTGCTTATCGGTGATCCGCTAAGACTTCGGCAGGTACTGGATAATTTGCTGAGTAATGCAATTAAGTTCACAGAACAAGGTGAAGTGCAGTTACAGGTGGATGTGAGGCAACAGCTGATGGATACCGTTGTATTGGTATTCTCTGTACGTGATACGGGAATTGGCATTCCTCAGCATCAGATCGAACAATTGTTTGATGCATTTACCCAGACCGACATCTCCCATGCGCGCCGATTTGGCGGAAGTGGTCTTGGTCTGACCATCTGCAAAGAACTGCTGGAACTGATGAATGGTCAGATTTCGGTGGAGAGTACAGAGGGGAAAGGTACACAGTTTGAGGTGACACTGCCCTTGCTGCGCCAACAGGCCATTCCCAATGTAGGATAATTAATCAAGCAGGACAGCCGGGTGGTCTCGGCTGTTTTTTTATTTTATTGGATTGTTTTACGAACGGGCGTTCTGTTATAATGCAAGTGTTGAATGGGGGAGACACAGCATGAGTAAGAGACGCACAAGAAGTAAACGCAAAGGCAAGCAAGGTTTCAAAAAGCAGGTTCTGACGCTGGTAGCGATGCTGCTGGTAGCCCTCTACGCCTGGGCTGGGGGAGAATGGCCCGAGGAGATACCTAATCCATTCGCTGGGACTAATAAGAGTGTTGACCATACCATTACGTTCCCTTCAGAGCGTTATCCCGAAACGGCCAACCATATTAAAGCGGCTATCAAGGCAGGGCATTCGGATGTATGCACCATTGATCGTAATGGAGCGGAAGGCAATCGGGATTTATCACTTAAGGGTGTTCCAGTCAAAAAAGGTAAGGATCGTGACGAGTGGCCCATGGCGATGTGTGCTGAGGGAGGAACAGGTGCAGATATCCAGTACATTACCCCGAAAGATAATCGTGGTGCAGGTTCATGGGTAGGGAATCAGTTAAGTACATATCCGGATGGAACACGAGTGAAGTTTGTAGTGAAGTAACAACAGGATATGGTTGGGCAGAAATAAGGATTGTAAGGCCTTTGTTGTGAGGTCAGTGGCAGCGTGGTACAGGATAAGTAGAAGAGAAGAACCAGACGTGCATGCGTCTGGTTTTTTGGTATAAAGTGCTGGCATAAATAGATCTAGTTAACGTATCTATACGGGAACTGGAGTTTCTAGGATTACAGAGCCGACTAAACGAGTTGCATTCCGCTTAAATGATGAGACCGGATGCTTAACAGACGCGTAACATGTTCCACCTCATCAAACGGTATCCACAGACTGCCGTGAACCGTACGTAAGGAGAGAATGGATGTATCAGCGGTACGCTCGGGAAATCCGGTTACCGTCTGACCGCTTGTATTACGAACCATGATCTGTTGCTTGCGCCGGATGGCAATTTCTACCTCTTTTTTCATAAGTCATTGCTCCTGATTATGAGATGTTAAATCCATATGTCAATGTTTTCAATGGTTAATTTGTCTTCTTTATCTAGTCTATCAGAACTAGGTATAGATTTCCAGAAGAGAAATCAACATTCTTCTAGGTGATTTGTCTTAGCTGTGGACGATCCGTTTTTGAATGGGGATTACGGGGTTATATTAGGGTAAAAGGAGGGGAACGGAATGACACAATTGATTATTGGGCTGGCCCGTACCGAGAACGAGGCTATATTGATGCTGAATCAGGTGAAAGAGGAAGGCATCAAGGATAAATATTTGGGGGCGGTGGCGAAGGAGCAGCTTAATCTGGAGCTGGTGAGCGAAAAGACGGGGCTGCCCAAACCTTTGAAGGGTGCCGGAACAGATGGTGCCTTTGGCGCTCTGAAAGGCATATTGGCTGGTCTGGGGAAGCGAATGGATCAGACGATGTCGATCGGAAATGCAGTGCGCAGACTCGCTGGTAATGAGATTGGGAGTGAGACCGATGATTTGGTGCTTACACTGACTGAAGCGGGGATCTCGGAGGAGGATGCGCGGTATTACGAAGATTGGCTGTTAAAGGACCATATCTTGGTTATCGTGGAGTGCAGTGAGGAAGAAGCGGCTCGTGTTCGACCTATTTTACTTTTTTAGTTTAATTTAAGGCTGATTTTAGGTTTCTTTAATGTTGGGGAGGTATTCTTATCTCACACCTCCCTTAATATAGATTGGTTTACCGGAAGTCCGGGACCGCAACTCGGACTTTCTAGGCACTGTGAGCTGACGCTTGCAGTGCCTGTTTCATTTTTTTATTATTTTTAATAAAAGTGTTGCAAAGTTAATTAGTTCATGGTAAGATATTTCTTGTCGCCAAGAAATAATATCCATGCCGGGGTGGCGGAATTGGCAGACGCACAGGACTTAAAATCCTGCGGTAGGTGACTACCGTACCGGTTCGATCCCGGTCCTCGGCATCTTAAAGAAAAGATCGTATGACGCTTGTTAACCAAGCTGCATGCGATCTTTTTTTATGTTCATTAATATCAATGTCACTTCATTGATGACCACTTCACCATGCAGCTCATAAACATAAACCCTGCATAATACATATCAGAAGGTACATTTATCTGACTTTTATGAAGAGACGGGACAATGGTGTATACTATCCGTAGGCATATATTACCTTCACTTGCTGAACGATATAGGTTCAACTACACATTTACACGATAACGGAGAGGACAGCTGTTGTTCTGTCATCGGAGTGCCCGTGTAAATAACCATATTTGAACTTATGTAGAGTCACAAAACCAATAAAACAATCTTATGGACGGAGGACTCAAGTTTATGTTGAAACAGCTTAAGCCATACAAGGTGTTACAGGAGCGCAGAATCGAAGAACTGAAATCGGATGCGTATCTGCTTGAACACCAGAAATCCGGGGCCAAAATTGTACTTTTGTCCAATCAGGACGACAACAAAGTATTCAGTATCGGTTTCCGTACACCTCCCGAAGACAATACAGGGGTAGCCCATATCCTCGAACACTCCGTGCTCTGTGGGTCCAAGAAATTTCCGGCCAAGGATTCTTTTGTTGAGTTGCTGAAAGGTTCATTGAATACATTCCTTAACGCCATGACGTATCCCGATAAGACGATCTATCCGATCGCAAGTCGTAATGATCATGACTTCCATAACCTGATGGATATATATCTGGATGCGGTATTAAATACAAATATTTATGAGAATGAAAAGATATTTTTGCAGGAAGGCTGGAACTACAACCTGACCTCTGCTGACGATGAGTTAACCTACAACGGTGTTGTATATAACGAGATGAAGGGTGCCTTTTCTTCACCGGAACGAATGGTGCGCAGAGAAGTGCTGAACTCCCTTTTCCCGGATACTACATACTCCTCCGAGTCTGGTGGATTCCCGGAAGCTATTCTGGATCTAACGTATCAGGGGCTGCTGGATTTCCACACGAGATATTACCATCCTTCCAACAGTTACATCTATCTCTACGGGGATATGGATATGGAAGAGAAGCTGCAATGGCTGGATGAGAACTATCTGAGTGCATATGATCGAATCGAGATTGATTCGGCCATTCAACTTCAACCTGCCTTTGCAAAACGGGTAGACACGGTTAAGACTTACTCTGCGGGAAGTACGGAATCGGAAGTGGATAACAGCTTCTTGACCTATAACGCGGTGATTGGCACAAGTCTGGACAAGGAACTGAATATTTCGTTCCAAATTCTGTTATACGCCCTTCTGAACGCTCCGGGAGCGGTATTGAAACAGGCTTTGCTGGATAAAGGAATTGCGAAGGACGTCTATGGTTCGTATGATGACAGCCTGTATCAGCCTGTGTTCACTGTGGGACTGAAGAAGAGCAATCTGGCGAGCAAAGAGGATTTCCTGGGAACGGTCCAAGAAGTGCTTGAGCGTGTGGTAAAAGAAGGCTTTGATCCTAAGGCACTGCTTGCAGGCATTAACTCATATGAGTTCAATCACAGAGAAGCGGACTATGGCAGAATGCCGAAAGGCCTGATCTACGGATTCTCCTCCCTGCAAAGCTGGTTGTACGATGAAGAAGCACCTTTCACCCATCTGGAAGCCAATGACGTATTTGCTGAACTGCGGACAAAAATGAACGAAGGTTACTTCGAGCAACTGATTGAGAAATATATTTTGCAGAACACACATACTTCTTTTGTGGCGCTTACCCCGGATAAGGGGCTGAACTCACGCAAGGATGAGGCGTTGAAAGCACGTCTGAAAACTATTCAGGCCAGTCTTAGCGAGGAAGAAGTTCAGACGTTGATTCAGAAAACGGAAGCACTCGCCGAATATCAGAATACACCTTCAACCAAAGAGCAGCAGCAGGTCATTCCGACGTTATCGATTGAAGATATTGAACCGAAGGCCTCTACGTTGCATCAAACGGTGAACCAGGTCGATGGCACAACCATTCTCCATCATAACCTTTACACCAACGGAATTGGTTATCTGAGACTGTTGTTTGATATCAAAGAAGTGCCACGTCATCTCCTGCCGTATGCAGGATTGCTCAAGAATGTGCTGGGTTACGTGGACACTCAAAACTACTCGTTCAATGAACTGTCCAATGAAATCCATATCCATTCAGGCGGTATTCATAGCGGGATTGGATCTTATGCCAACGCGCATAAGCACAATGAATTCAAGGCGACCTATGAGTTCAACGCAAAAGTGTTATATGACAAGCTTGGATTTGCTTTTGATATGATCAAAGAAATTGTGTTCACGTCCCAATTCGATAATTCGAAGCGGTTATATGAGATCATCTCCCAGATGAAAGGTAATCTGCAACGTAATCTGATCAATAGCGGACATTCTGCGGGAATTGGCCGGTCTTCGTCCAAACATTCAGCAGTTGCCGATTTCAGGGAAGCTGTAAGTGGCATTGCCTTTTACCAGTGGCTTGAGGATCTTCAGGCGAATTTTGAGGCGAGAAAAGAAGAGTTATCTTCCAGCCTGCAAGAGTTGACGGGGTATATTTTCAGACCAGAGAACTTGCTTGTCAGTTACACTGCCGATGAGCAGGGATATGAAGGACTGGAACAACAGGTGTCTGATCTGAAAGCGAAGCTGTTCACACATGAGGTTGCCAAGGAAGAATTTACATTCACACCGGCTACTCATAAGGAAGGATTCCGATCTCCTTCGGAGGTGCAGTACGTGGTGCAAACGGGCAATTATATCGACAAAGGATATCAATACACCGGTTCACTACGGGTCTTGCAGGGAATCCTGTCCCTGGATTACTTGTGGACCAATATCCGCGCCAAAGGTGGAGCTTATGGCTGCATGTCAGGCTTCAGACGAAACGGAGACAGCTACGTTGCATCGTATCGTGATCCGAACCTCGATAAAACGTACAAAGTATATGAAGAGATACCGCAATATTTGACCGATTTCCGGGCAGACGAGCGGGAAATGACACGTTATATCATTGGTGCCATTCAGGACCTCGATACACCGAGAACACCTTATGGCGAAGGGGCATTCTCCCTGGAGTGTTATCTGTCGAATGTGACTGAAGCGGATCTGCAACAGGAACGGGACGAAGTGTTAAGCACAAAGGAAAGCGACATTATTGGTTTTGCTGAGCTTTTATCGGCCATACTTGAACAGCAACAGCGCTGTGTGATTGGGAATGAGAACAAGATTGAGGAACAGAAACAAATGTTTGACGAGACGCTGGATTTAATTAAAAACTAAGCGTTAGTCTCGTTTATTCCACGAACGAATAGGCGTAAAGCGAAAGGCACTTCTATGAGCTGGTTTCAACAGCTTATAGAAGTGCCTTTTCTAATGGGGAGGAACTGTCTCCATCCCATATGATATGAGAATGTGTGACGCGCTGCGTTGTTCAAGTGACAGCGAGCATGTTGTATATTTTCAAGGTCCGAAGATCTTCCTTTGAGATTTTTAATTCATTATATAACTCCTGATTCTCGGGCAGCGGGGTTCTGGAGAATAACATTTTGAGCGCGATAGGCATGAAAGGTCTGAAGGAGACACCCGCCATCAGTCCCCACTTTTTTCTCCGATTCCTGAAAAGACGCCAGAATATTAATATATAGGTTCTCCAGCGGCGTGGCCTGATTTTTCAAAATCAGGGTGGTGAGTGTGTCATAATGCTCGGTGTGGCCCCAATACATATTCTCGCACTCTTGGTAGTTCTCAAAATCCTTCACATTCATATACATCACGGTGCGATAACGGTTGGCATCCGACTGAGCCATCATGTCAATGACACAACGAATGAGACTGTTGTTACGCCCATCATAGAAGTAGGAATAGAAACGAGTGGAGTTCTTGAAAAAGCTGGACGGGACCGCATTCATCAGGGGAGAAGCATGTCTGGGCTCTTGGTATAAGAGTTGCTCCACCTGGATATTGAGCGCGTTCGCAATATGATGTAACGTGACCAGATCAAGTGTAATATCTCCGCTCTCATATTTGGACAGGGTGCCCTTGCTCTTGAAGATCTGATCCGCAAGCTGTTGAATGGTCAGTCCCCGCCACTTCCGAAAGTTTCGTATTTTCTTGCCAACTTCCTGATTGATATTGTTCATAACCGGTTCTCCTTATGCAATGTTTCTTGAGAGTACGTGAAAATGATGAAAGTCATTCATAAAAATGATGTTATATGAGAAATATATCACTTTTTCATCGAAATACCTATTCTGGAGAAACAATAAACTTCATTTGTTTCGTCAGAATAGATTGTATTGTATTTGATGCAATTCCTACGTCATGAAATAATAGGTGTAATACGACATGAAACGACAATGAAAAAGTAAAGCAGATAGAGGAGCAGAAGCTATGAAATACGACTTTGATGAGATTATAGACCGCACAGGTACAAATGCCATGAATACGGATGGTTTCCGTCAATATATTTTTAATGCCACAGAGGACATGACTTTTCCATTCAAAGATGAAGAATTCATTCGCATGTGGATTGCAGATATGGAATTTGCCACACCTCCCGAGATTCTGGATGCAGTTAAGGAGCGTCTGGACCGTAGAATCATGGGTTACTCCCAGGTGTTTGATCCGGCGTATTACGAAGCTGTCTCGAACTGGATGAAAAGATACTATGACTGGTCCTTCCCAAAGGAACATTTGGAGACCTCAAACGGGATCATTCCCGCTTTGTATGAACTGGTGGAATATATCTGTCAGTCGGATGAGAAAGTACTGATTGTGACCCCGTCTTATGGTTTCTTCAAGTCAGCTGCGGAGCATAATGATCTTGAATTGGTATGTTCGGATATGATCAACGAGCAGGGGCGTTACTCCATTGATTATGAGGATTTTGAAGCCAAGGCCAAGGATGAGAAGGTAAGGGTATGTATTTTCTGTAACCCGCATAATCCGTCTGGACGTGTTTGGACTACCGAAGAGTTACAACGTGTGGGTGAGATATGCCTGCGGAACAACGTATGGGTCATTTCGGATGAGATTCACTGTGATCTGCTGCGGACGGGTAAGAGACATACGCCACTCGCAAAGCTGTTTCCGGATACGGATCGAATCATTACATGCATGTCTCCGAGCAAAACATTCAACATGGCTGGTCTGATGTTCTCCAATGTCATTATTCCGAATAAGACACTTCGAGACATCTGGCAGGCACGCCATTATGGTTTCAAAAACCCACTGAGCATCGCTGCCACTCAAGCGGCTTACGAAATGGGCGATGAATGGCTGATAGAATTGAAATGTTATCTGGATGCCAATTTCGCCTGCGTAGAACAGTATGTGAAACAGCATCTGCCACGGGCTGTTTTTCACATCCCGGAAGCCACGTATCTGGCCTGGATCGATATTTCGGCATATGCTCCCCAAAATGTAAGCTTACCTTTATTTTTCGCTGAGCAAGCGGGTGTATTACTCGAAGATGGTCATATGTTTGTAGCCAATGGTGAGGGTTGTATTCGGTTGAATCTGGCTTGTCCCCGTTCTGTCCTTCAGGAAGGGTTACGAAGAATCAGCAGTGTACTTGTGAATGTGGTCGAAGAGGTACCCGTTCAAGTATAAAGTCATCACGCAATAGCGAGGTGACTTTTTTGTATGAGTATACTGAATGTAGCAAGAATACGATTTAATACGAGGTGAACGTATACCCTGATGCGCAATTCTGGTCTGCTGTCCCCGGTTATGTTAAAATGGTGGATAGTCTATGAGTTGCATGACATGCGGCTCTCAGAAGGAAGAGCCCAGTAGATGGGCTGAACGAAACTGCATTCACCAGGGGAAAGGAGCCTATACATATGTTTGGAAACGATTGGGACAAGGTGCTTCAGGAAGAGACGGAAGCCGACTATTTTAACAAGATTCGTTACACTCTCGCCGCCGAGTACAAAACGCAGACGGTCTTTCCGCCCAAAGAAGACCTGTTCTCCGCACTGAAGCTGACGCCATATCATCAGGTTAAGGCCGTTATTATTGGCCAGGACCCTTATCACGGAGCGGGACAGGCTCATGGATTAAGCTTTTCGGTTAGACCCGGGGTACGCGTACCGCCTTCTCTGAAAAATATATATAAGGAACTTCATGCCGATCTGGACCTGCCAATTCCGAATCATGGATCTCTGGTTCATTGGGCACAGCAGGGAGTCCTGCTATTAAATGCTGTTCTGACGGTTCGTGAAGGTCAGCCTAACTCGCATCAGGCACTAGGGTGGCAGACATTTACGGATGCTGTCATTCGTGCGTTGAATGAACGTTCAGAGCCAATGGTATTTATGCTGTGGGGCAGTCATGCCCAGAAGAAAGGTGCTTTTATTAATAGGGACAAGCACCTGGTACTGGAGTCTACACATCCCAGTCCGCTGGCTGCGCATCGTGGATTCCTCGGCAGTCGTCCCTTTTCCAAAGCCAATGATTTCTTGACCTCCAAAGGTATTGAACCGATCGATTGGAAGATACCTGAAAACTAGACAGATGGAGGTGAGAACATTGCGACATTGGATAGGACGAAAAGTAGCGGTATATCGTGCAACAGGCATACGGGAGCCATTGAAGGGAACGCTGGTCGAGTGGGATGAAGAAGCGGAATGTGTACGGATCGGACCGAAACGGATTAAGGTATCGTTTGACAATATCGCAATGATCAGACCTCTTCCCGAAGAGAGTCTTCCCTTAAAGAAAGCACGTTCTGAAGTGCACAAGGTTGGATATGTGATGAAAAAGGCGATTCAGTTCGAAAATGCGATCTATTTCAAGTCACAGGTTATGATCTGGCGCCGGGCCAAAATTGTAGCGTTATCCACGACGATTCTGCGTCATGACGAGGATCAGGTTGAACTTGCAGATGGTCGGGTTCTTCGTAAAGACAAGCATATGTTTGTCGTACGTTCACGCCGTGGGATACGTTAGTTATACGAAGATTTAATATTCATTTCATGCAAAGATCATACGGATTTAATGTTTGGTCTGTATATTAGGTAATAACAACCCCTTCTAAATTGATGTGTATTGAAATGGGAGCCCGGCCGGCTGCAAACGGTCGGGTTTTTTTTGTCCATTGGTTCTGTTAACCTGTTGTACATACCCATTACATTCATGTTGTATACTATTAAAATAGATCATGAGAAGGAGTGAAACCCAATGAAACGTATAGCTGTTTTTGCAGGCTCCAATCCGGGAAATCACCCCGATTATACAGAGAAAGCTGTTCAACTGGGCAAACAGATTGCTGATAGTGGTTATGCACTGGTCTATGGTGGTTCTTGCATGGGCTTGATGGGTGCAGTAGCCGATGCTGCTCTTGAGCAAGGGGGAGAAGTAATCGGGGTTATGCCTACCGGATTGTTCCGGGGCGAGGTTGTTCACGGAGGACTCACACAACTGATTGAAGTGGGAACCATGCATGAACGGAAGGCTACGATGGCTGAATTATCCGATGGATTCATTGCACTTCCCGGAGGCATGGGTACATTTGAAGAACTATTCGAGGTACTGTGCTGGGCACAGATCGGTATTCATCGTAAGCCTGTTGGCTTATTAAATGTCAACGGATATTATGGACCGCTGATGAAGATGGTAGAACATAGCGTACAGGAAGGATTCTCCAACACTTCGCATCTCAGTCTGTGGAGTCTGGAAGCTGATCCGGCTGAACTCATCAAACAAATGTCATCCTATATTCCTGCAGAGATGACTCAGAAGTGGTCACAACTCAACGGGAAATGAGTGCATAAGAAGATGGGTCTGTACCCACTCGTTCCTCGGGAGAATTTTCGATCTGCCCAAGCAAGTTGCGCTATCGGACATAGTCTATAGTGTACTTCGATGAAGAGGGGAGTGTCACTGATGAGCGAACTCAAAGGTACAGGTTACGGATATTGCGGAGGCTTCGGTGGTGGAGCATGGACATCGACAGGTGCAATTTTGGTATTGTTCATTCTGTTGGTTATTATCTCTCGCACATTCATTCTGTAATTCGGTCAGTATCCCGGGACGGGGATCACGCTGCAGAGGCAGCGCCCGAATAAAAAAAATGACCTTTCCAAAGAGA
The nucleotide sequence above comes from Paenibacillus sp. W2I17. Encoded proteins:
- a CDS encoding HAMP domain-containing sensor histidine kinase, producing MSQHNQLSLQWEFIISKVKSSVTVVDATLPELPLMYVNEHFTQLTGYTYEESVGHNCRFLQGQDTDPETVMQIRDALKKQQSIKIDILNYTKSGQKFWNELNIDPIFNESGECLYFVGIQYDISERKYAEQQLKFATSMAEMNSRGQLEFIGKLNHELRTPLNGIMGMIELASMGETTDEQKEYLELARQSGEALLNIINNSLDMAKLGRGKMDVENIEFQPLKLIQQIVKTHEPAAQNKHIRLLCHADLNIPDVLIGDPLRLRQVLDNLLSNAIKFTEQGEVQLQVDVRQQLMDTVVLVFSVRDTGIGIPQHQIEQLFDAFTQTDISHARRFGGSGLGLTICKELLELMNGQISVESTEGKGTQFEVTLPLLRQQAIPNVG
- a CDS encoding NucA/NucB deoxyribonuclease domain-containing protein; translated protein: MSKRRTRSKRKGKQGFKKQVLTLVAMLLVALYAWAGGEWPEEIPNPFAGTNKSVDHTITFPSERYPETANHIKAAIKAGHSDVCTIDRNGAEGNRDLSLKGVPVKKGKDRDEWPMAMCAEGGTGADIQYITPKDNRGAGSWVGNQLSTYPDGTRVKFVVK
- a CDS encoding general stress protein; amino-acid sequence: MTQLIIGLARTENEAILMLNQVKEEGIKDKYLGAVAKEQLNLELVSEKTGLPKPLKGAGTDGAFGALKGILAGLGKRMDQTMSIGNAVRRLAGNEIGSETDDLVLTLTEAGISEEDARYYEDWLLKDHILVIVECSEEEAARVRPILLF
- a CDS encoding insulinase family protein, which encodes MLKQLKPYKVLQERRIEELKSDAYLLEHQKSGAKIVLLSNQDDNKVFSIGFRTPPEDNTGVAHILEHSVLCGSKKFPAKDSFVELLKGSLNTFLNAMTYPDKTIYPIASRNDHDFHNLMDIYLDAVLNTNIYENEKIFLQEGWNYNLTSADDELTYNGVVYNEMKGAFSSPERMVRREVLNSLFPDTTYSSESGGFPEAILDLTYQGLLDFHTRYYHPSNSYIYLYGDMDMEEKLQWLDENYLSAYDRIEIDSAIQLQPAFAKRVDTVKTYSAGSTESEVDNSFLTYNAVIGTSLDKELNISFQILLYALLNAPGAVLKQALLDKGIAKDVYGSYDDSLYQPVFTVGLKKSNLASKEDFLGTVQEVLERVVKEGFDPKALLAGINSYEFNHREADYGRMPKGLIYGFSSLQSWLYDEEAPFTHLEANDVFAELRTKMNEGYFEQLIEKYILQNTHTSFVALTPDKGLNSRKDEALKARLKTIQASLSEEEVQTLIQKTEALAEYQNTPSTKEQQQVIPTLSIEDIEPKASTLHQTVNQVDGTTILHHNLYTNGIGYLRLLFDIKEVPRHLLPYAGLLKNVLGYVDTQNYSFNELSNEIHIHSGGIHSGIGSYANAHKHNEFKATYEFNAKVLYDKLGFAFDMIKEIVFTSQFDNSKRLYEIISQMKGNLQRNLINSGHSAGIGRSSSKHSAVADFREAVSGIAFYQWLEDLQANFEARKEELSSSLQELTGYIFRPENLLVSYTADEQGYEGLEQQVSDLKAKLFTHEVAKEEFTFTPATHKEGFRSPSEVQYVVQTGNYIDKGYQYTGSLRVLQGILSLDYLWTNIRAKGGAYGCMSGFRRNGDSYVASYRDPNLDKTYKVYEEIPQYLTDFRADEREMTRYIIGAIQDLDTPRTPYGEGAFSLECYLSNVTEADLQQERDEVLSTKESDIIGFAELLSAILEQQQRCVIGNENKIEEQKQMFDETLDLIKN
- a CDS encoding helix-turn-helix domain-containing protein, producing MNNINQEVGKKIRNFRKWRGLTIQQLADQIFKSKGTLSKYESGDITLDLVTLHHIANALNIQVEQLLYQEPRHASPLMNAVPSSFFKNSTRFYSYFYDGRNNSLIRCVIDMMAQSDANRYRTVMYMNVKDFENYQECENMYWGHTEHYDTLTTLILKNQATPLENLYINILASFQESEKKVGTDGGCLLQTFHAYRAQNVILQNPAARESGVI
- a CDS encoding MalY/PatB family protein; protein product: MKYDFDEIIDRTGTNAMNTDGFRQYIFNATEDMTFPFKDEEFIRMWIADMEFATPPEILDAVKERLDRRIMGYSQVFDPAYYEAVSNWMKRYYDWSFPKEHLETSNGIIPALYELVEYICQSDEKVLIVTPSYGFFKSAAEHNDLELVCSDMINEQGRYSIDYEDFEAKAKDEKVRVCIFCNPHNPSGRVWTTEELQRVGEICLRNNVWVISDEIHCDLLRTGKRHTPLAKLFPDTDRIITCMSPSKTFNMAGLMFSNVIIPNKTLRDIWQARHYGFKNPLSIAATQAAYEMGDEWLIELKCYLDANFACVEQYVKQHLPRAVFHIPEATYLAWIDISAYAPQNVSLPLFFAEQAGVLLEDGHMFVANGEGCIRLNLACPRSVLQEGLRRISSVLVNVVEEVPVQV
- the ung gene encoding uracil-DNA glycosylase → MFGNDWDKVLQEETEADYFNKIRYTLAAEYKTQTVFPPKEDLFSALKLTPYHQVKAVIIGQDPYHGAGQAHGLSFSVRPGVRVPPSLKNIYKELHADLDLPIPNHGSLVHWAQQGVLLLNAVLTVREGQPNSHQALGWQTFTDAVIRALNERSEPMVFMLWGSHAQKKGAFINRDKHLVLESTHPSPLAAHRGFLGSRPFSKANDFLTSKGIEPIDWKIPEN
- a CDS encoding TIGR00730 family Rossman fold protein, which gives rise to MKRIAVFAGSNPGNHPDYTEKAVQLGKQIADSGYALVYGGSCMGLMGAVADAALEQGGEVIGVMPTGLFRGEVVHGGLTQLIEVGTMHERKATMAELSDGFIALPGGMGTFEELFEVLCWAQIGIHRKPVGLLNVNGYYGPLMKMVEHSVQEGFSNTSHLSLWSLEADPAELIKQMSSYIPAEMTQKWSQLNGK